The genome window CCGTTTCGAGCTATCAAGAACTACTCTCATTTTTTATATCCTATTTTATTTCGCCCCTCTATTAGGGTTGTAACTCTGTAAGATTTAATTTGAACCAACTTAACACTTTACatatattaattcaataatgTTGTCACCAAGTGcattaatatattttctcattatttttattaacaatcCAACAAGAAATAATAGGTCAACTCATTACAAATTAGATAGCTAGAAAATTAGCCAACTAGCTAGGAACATCCCATTCTTACAAACTTTTCTATCTAAAGTCTTACAAAATTAGATAGCTAGAAAATTAGCCAACTAGTCAGGAACATTCCAGCCTTACAAACTTTTCTATCTAAAATGTTTAAATAATGCTTGACTTTTTATTCACAAAAAGTCATAATTACACATTGTCAAATTTTCTTTCCCtgaaggttgaatccccaaccctaaAGATCCCGATACCCGGGTCCAACACATACTGTCATTGTCAAGATTCAAACTTTGGTCTCTTTTCTCAAATACTGTCTACCAAATCAATGAACTAAGTCCGTGCGGACTAGACATTCTCAAATTTATCCAATTAAACGTTGTGTTTCTtcctaattaaaatttaaaagtctaatttaataattttatctgtatatttatattttatatttatagacTCAAGCATTTAAACCAAagcaaaaaaatatttgagaaactatttttttttacaaaaactaATGCCCATAAATTATAAACgataatattacaaaattttatatgaatTATTTGGATGAATGATAATGGGTTGAAATATTTGATTTAGTAATGCCATCATATAGTACAAAGTTTGGTACAATATAAGTAAAGTTGAAAATGTAAATACAAAAAGAGGCATAAGAGAAATGGTTACACAATAGAAGAAAAAGTTGGCGCACATGGAGAAATGATCAACACGGCGCTTGACTTTTCTGGTTTTAGTCTTTGAGGGGGAAAGATTGATACTGCGCATCGCGTTTCGCATAAAAAGATAAATTCAAAGAGCTGAGAGATCAGAGATGAATGGGGAAAGGAAGAAATCTTCCAACAAAACTCCCAGCAATTTGGCGGGTATAAATTGGGAAAAACCAGAAAACATCGCAAACTTCGTCTGTTCAGAAACAACATTAGAGTTTCCAAGAAAGTgaacaaaaatttcattttttttaaatttattttttgtcgtGTGGGTTTCCCTATCGAGTATAGAGTTAAAGGCTATAATCCAACCCGAAACCCACAAAGAAAATCAAGAATCCATTTTTTCCCCCCTCTTTGCTTCTTCCAGTTCTTCGTCTGTCTTAGGTTGTCGGGCTGGATTGGAGAATTATAGGTTTTGGGGGCCGAGTTATGATGGTAGCGGTTTAAGTGGTTGACTGGAAATGGGGAATTGCTTTGGAATTGGATCCGAGATTGCTGACCCTAGCCGGAGCAGCACTACCCACCGCAGCTCTTCTTCACCTAGACCTTCCACTCCAGGTACTACTAAAACTACTTTCTTTCATTAAATTTAGAACATATTTCCAATTTGGGTCATGTTTCTTTATCTGGGTATTGATGAATTTCACGTTTTCCATGTTTTGCCTGCATAAAAAAGACAACTTTTTGAACTTTGTGGTTGGGTTGGGTTTACCATGTGGTGgttgggttttgttttctctttttggTGTTTATGAGTAGGTATAGACTATAGAAACCGTTGATTGTAGTTTGGATAGAGACAATCAAACATGGGAATGGGAATTTAGTGTTGGATTATGTTTGTTGTTGTGATCCCTGTACAAGGGTTCTTGTTTGTCTTGGGTTAAATCATAGTTACTTAGCTATTAACATTGGGTGTTAATGTGTTATGCCTATAGCAACTTCAAGAAACTACAGCAATGGTGCTGCTACTGCATTTTCGGCGACGAGCAGCAGTGCTGGGCTTAGCCGGTTTTCGACGGCAGGGAGTGAGGACACACATGTAAATGGGGAGATTTTGCCTATGTCGAATTTGAAGACCTATACTTACGCGGATTTGAAGGCTGCCACGAGGAATTTCAAGTCTGACATGGTCCTGGGAGTGGGAGGTTTTGGGACGGTTTTTAAAGGATGGGTTGACGAGAAGACATTCGCGCCTTCTAAAATTGGCAGTGGAGTGGTAGTTGCGATCAAGAAGTTGAACGAAGAAAGTATGCAAGGGTTTGAGGAGTGGCAGGTACTATAATTCACGCGATGTTAAATTCCTACTTTTGTGAACCTATCTATGGTGGTGTTAATTCATTGGTGCGATTTTTGACACTTAAAGGAGGAAGACTAGGGTGGTAGAATTTTCACGATTGTCTTCTAAGTTTATACCTTAGGTAAAATGAATTGTCTATTCACCGATATTTCTTCTTGGATGCTCTAATGATATGATGGATGTTTAAACATTTGAAATGCAGTCCGAAGTAAATTTCTTAGGAAGGCTTTCACATCCTAATCTGGTTAAACTGATCGGGTACTGCTGGGAAGATAAAGAGCTGCTACTCGTCTATGAATTTATGCAGAAGGGAAGTTTGGAGAACCACCTTTTCCGAAGTAAGATGTGAATTGCGGGCATTTGACAAAGATGGAACTAATAATCGATGCAATGCACTAAATGGTGTTTCCCTGTTTTTTAGGGAGTGCTGTTGTTGAACCACTTTCTTGGGACTTACGGCTCAAAATTGCAATAGGAGCAGCACGGGGCCTAGCTTTTCTGCATACTTCAGATAAGCAAGTGATCTACAGGGATTTTAAGGCTTCCAATATTCTTCTCGATGCAGTAAGATTCTACGGTGACTTCATTACTTGTACTAGTCGTTAGAGTATATCATATATCTGTCTAAGACAAAAAAGAACTGCTAGAGCAACATCTGAGCTTTGTCGAGAAGCACTTTTGCACTTATCGTTAAACATTTCGGTCTAATTTCAGTCCATATTTGTAATTAGAAGTCGTTTGCTTTTCTTGTCTCAATAGAGAGACTGTGGACATGATTGGTGAAATGCAGAGGAAACAAGCAAAATTTAAAATCTTTGGTTTAATGGTCTCATTTAGTTTACCGGTTATCTGATTCCCattttatgtattttctttATCTTGGTGAAGTTATTGAATTCTGTGCTCATTTCGAGTTTGTAGAATTACAATGCAAAGATATCAGATTTTGGATTAGCTAAAATGGGGCCTTCAGGCGGGCACTCACACGTTACAACTCGAGTAATGGGCACATATGGCTACGCTGCACCTGAATACGTTGCAACAGGTGAGTGGTCGTTACCTCATATTAGAAGTACTGACAGAACCCCGACTCCCCGAGTCTTTCTTTACCCGGGGATATGTCTAAATTCATCCTATCTTATTTTGTGTGGAGCAGTAACAATTTTTGACGGACTAAAAGGTTTCCCAAGATtgtatgaatttatttttgtagTTGAATTCTGCTTGAAATGCCTTTTGACACTTCTAAACTTTGAACTCAACTAGTCAAGGATATGTGTGTCCATATCTGATAAAATATAGTTAAAATGATACTATTTGACTTGTGTCAATGAGGGATAAAAATACGCAATTTCTTAATCTCTCGAGGCAGTCTATCCCCTGCTGGACTACGAAGAAAACTACCGAAACTGATAGCATTCattctatatatattactaCATGAATGCAAACAATCTACTCCCAGACATGCCTGGATGACGGTGTAGTAGTTgcgtgtgcattcatgtagtagattgtgtgcattctcACCTAAGGCAtgattctcatatgatcctcgatttatatatatattgattcaattgttattttgatatctATAGGTCATCTATATGTGAAGAGCGATGTGTATGGCTTTGGTGTCGTCTTGCTTGAGATGTTGACCGGCCTGCGAGCACTCGATACTAGGCGACCTAGCGGGGAACATAATCTGGTGGACTGGAAGAAACCCATGCTCTCCCAGAAAAAGAAGTTGAAGTCGATAATTGATGCTCGAATGGAAGGCCAATACTCGACAAAGGCGGCAATGCAGGCTGCTCAGCTTACTTTGAGATGCCTGGAGCAAGAACCGAGAAAGCGGCCTTCGATGAAAGAAGTGgtggaaattttggaggagatTGAAGGTATGGAGAAACCAAAGAAGTCAAAAAGCAGCAGATCCGGGCATTCTCAATCATCATCTCATCACCGTAGGCCTTCACCGAGACACCGCCCAACTTCACCTGGCCGCCCGAGCCCCCGTGGCGGTGGCGCGGCTGGACCAAGAAGATGACAATA of Ipomoea triloba cultivar NCNSP0323 chromosome 3, ASM357664v1 contains these proteins:
- the LOC116013782 gene encoding probable serine/threonine-protein kinase PIX13, coding for MGNCFGIGSEIADPSRSSTTHRSSSSPRPSTPATSRNYSNGAATAFSATSSSAGLSRFSTAGSEDTHVNGEILPMSNLKTYTYADLKAATRNFKSDMVLGVGGFGTVFKGWVDEKTFAPSKIGSGVVVAIKKLNEESMQGFEEWQSEVNFLGRLSHPNLVKLIGYCWEDKELLLVYEFMQKGSLENHLFRRSAVVEPLSWDLRLKIAIGAARGLAFLHTSDKQVIYRDFKASNILLDANYNAKISDFGLAKMGPSGGHSHVTTRVMGTYGYAAPEYVATGHLYVKSDVYGFGVVLLEMLTGLRALDTRRPSGEHNLVDWKKPMLSQKKKLKSIIDARMEGQYSTKAAMQAAQLTLRCLEQEPRKRPSMKEVVEILEEIEGMEKPKKSKSSRSGHSQSSSHHRRPSPRHRPTSPGRPSPRGGGAAGPRR